A genomic segment from Glycine max cultivar Williams 82 chromosome 1, Glycine_max_v4.0, whole genome shotgun sequence encodes:
- the LOC106799047 gene encoding FT-interacting protein 3, whose protein sequence is MPTNNSSSTHAEVRAPASTMTNNFPNEKVDSRHTFHHLPNTSHHQHQQHSSGFADTHYVTKYEADAMKSEPQPMKLVRTATSVQPVDFALKETSPYLGGGRVVGGRVVHKDKTASTYDLVERMYFLYVRVVKARELPAMDVTGSLDPFVEVRIGNYKGITRHFDKNQSPEWNQVFAFSKDRMQASVLDVVIKDKDLIKDDFVGIVRFDINEVPLRVPPDSPLAPEWYRLEDKKGEKIKGELMLAVWIGTQADEAFSDAWHSDAATPVDSTHAISAVMRSKVYHAPRLWYVRVNVVEAQDLVPTEKNRFPDVYAKVQIGNQVLKTKTVPARTLSALWNEDLLFVAAEPFEDHLTISVEDRVSPGKDEVIGRIIIPLNSVERRADDRIIHSRWFNLEKLVAIDVDQLKKEKFSSRIQLRLCLDGGYHVLDESTHYSSDLRPTAKQLWKPPIGVLELGVLNAVGLHPMKTRDGRGTSDTYCVAKYGHKWVRTRTIADNLCPKYNEQYTWEVFDHATVLTVGVFDNSQLGEKGNGSSKDLKIGKVRIRISTLETGRIYTHSYPLLVLHPTGVKKMGELHLAIRFSCTSLANMLYLYSRPLLPKMHYVRPFSVTQLDMLRHQAMNIVAARLGRAEPPLRKEVVEYMSDVDSHLWSMRRSKANFFRVMSVFSGVFAVGKWFGDICMWRNPITTALVHVLFLMLVCFPELILPTVFLYMFLIGVWNFRYRPRYPPHMNTRISQAEAVHPDELDEEFDTFPTNRSPDLVRMRYDRLRSVAGRIQTVVGDLASQGERIQALLSWRDPRATSIFITLCLLSALVLYVTPFQAVAGLAGFYIMRHPRFRHRLPCTPVNFFRRLPARTDCML, encoded by the coding sequence ATGCCAACAAATAATTCAAGCTCAACACATGCAGAAGTTCGAGCACCTGCAAGCACAATGACAAACAATTTTCCAAATGAAAAGGTTGATTCAAGACACACATTTCATCATCTCCCTAACACAAGCCATCACCAGCACCAACAGCATTCCTCTGGCTTTGCAGATACTCATTATGTAACAAAGTATGAAGCCGATGCAATGAAATCTGAACCACAACCTATGAAGCTAGTACGCACTGCTACATCAGTACAACCAGTTGATTTTGCACTTAAAGAAACAAGTCCCTATCTTGGTGGGGGAAGAGTTGTTGGCGGCCGTGTTGTTCATAAAGACAAGACTGCTAGTACATATGATCTTGTGGAAAGGATGTACTTTCTGTATGTCAGGGTAGTCAAGGCTCGTGAGCTTCCTGCTATGGATGTTACTGGTAGCCTTGATCCATTTGTTGAGGTGAGAATTGGCAATTACAAAGGTATCACTAGACACTTTGATAAGAATCAGAGTCCTGAATGGAATCAGGTGTTTGCATTTTCAAAGGACCGGATGCAAGCATCTGTACTTGATGTTGTGATCAAGGACAAGGATCTCATCAAAGATGATTTTGTAGGCATTGTGAGATTTGACATCAATGAGGTTCCTCTGAGAGTACCACCAGACAGCCCTTTGGCACCAGAGTGGTATCGCCTTGAGGACAAGAAAGGGGAGAAGATTAAAGGTGAGTTGATGCTTGCTGTTTGGATTGGCACTCAAGCAGATGAGGCTTTTTCTGATGCATGGCATTCAGATGCAGCCACACCTGTTGACAGCACACATGCTATCTCTGCAGTGATGCGTTCAAAGGTCTATCATGCACCGAGGCTATGGTATGTGCGTGTCAATGTTGTGGAGGCACAAGACTTGGTTCCTACAGAGAAAAACCGTTTCCCAGATGTGTATGCCAAGGTGCAGATAGGAAACCAAGTGCTGAAAACAAAGACAGTTCCAGCCCGAACACTAAGCGCTCTCTGGAATGAAGATCTTTTGTTTGTTGCTGCTGAACCTTTTGAAGATCATTTAACTATTTCAGTTGAAGATCGGGTTAGTCCTGGAAAAGATGAGGTCATTGGGAGGATCATCATACCACTGAACTCCGTGGAAAGGCGTGCAGATGATAGAATCATTCATTCTAGATGGTTCAACCTGGAAAAGCTAGTTGCTATAGATGTTGATCAGTTGAAGAAAGAGAAGTTCTCAAGCAGAATTCAGCTCCGGTTATGTCTAGATGGAGGATATCATGTTCTTGATGAGTCAACTCATTACAGCAGCGATCTCCGCCCCACGGCAAAGCAGCTATGGAAGCCACCAATTGGGGTTCTAGAACTTGGAGTGCTGAATGCTGTAGGACTCCACCCAATGAAAACAAGGGATGGTAGGGGCACATCTGACACATACTGTGTAGCAAAATATGGTCACAAATGGGTCAGAACAAGGACCATTGCTGATAATCTGTGTCCAAAATACAACGAGCAATACACTTGGGAGGTTTTTGATCATGCCACGGTTCTTACTGTTGGTGTCTTTGACAACAGCCAGCTCGGGGAAAAGGGTAATGGTTCTTCAAAGGACTTGAAAATTGGGAAGGTCAGAATTCGCATCTCTACACTGGAAACAGGAAGGATTTACACTCACTCATATCCATTGTTGGTTCTTCACCCAACCGGGGTTAAGAAGATGGGTGAACTTCACTTGGCAATACGGTTTTCATGCACTTCTTTAGCAAACATGCTTTACCTATACTCACGACCACTGCTGCCAAAAATGCACTACGTAAGGCCTTTCTCTGTGACGCAGCTAGACATGCTGCGTCACCAAGCAATGAACATAGTGGCGGCTAGACTCGGCCGAGCAGAGCCACCACTTCGCAAGGAAGTGGTGGAATACATGTCAGATGTGGACTCTCACCTTTGGAGCATGCGGCGAAGCAAGGCGAATTTCTTCCGAGTGATGAGCGTCTTCTCTGGTGTGTTTGCTGTTGGAAAATGGTTTGGTGATATCTGCATGTGGAGGAATCCTATCACAACAGCGCTGGTTCATGTGTTGTTTCTCATGCTTGTTTGCTTCCCGGAATTGATCTTGCCCactgtttttctctacatgttcTTGATAGGGGTATGGAACTTTAGATATAGACCAAGGTACCCTCCTCACATGAACACAAGAATCTCACAGGCTGAGGCAGTGCACCCGGATGAGTTAGATGAAGAGTTTGACACTTTCCCTACTAACCGGAGCCCGGACCTAGTGAGAATGAGGTATGATCGTTTGAGGAGTGTGGCTGGAAGGATTCAAACAGTGGTTGGTGATTTGGCCAGCCAGGGAGAGAGGATTCAGGCACTGTTAAGCTGGAGAGACCCGCGTGCTACATCCATATTTATTACATTGTGTCTCCTATCTGCGTTGGTGCTCTATGTTACTCCTTTTCAAGCAGTGGCTGGTTTGGCAGGGTTTTACATTATGAGGCATCCCAGATTTCGCCACAGGCTGCCATGTACCCCAGTCAACTTCTTCCGGCGCCTCCCTGCAAGAACAGATTGTATGCTATAA